A genomic stretch from Syntrophaceae bacterium includes:
- a CDS encoding GTPase domain-containing protein yields MAFINLKDRVIQAKIVYYGPGRCGKTTNLEFIYSKCREQINSEMVTVKTQGDRTLFFDFFPFDIGKIAGYDVKIQLYTVPGQVKYNSTRRLVLKGVDGVVFVADSEAERRSKNVSSLANLQENLALYNKNIFEIPLVIQYNKRDLKNQGIEVLDVETMERDLNETLKAPSFEASALDGDNVVATLKKIISLTMSSLEKELENGDWQ; encoded by the coding sequence TTGGCATTCATCAACCTGAAAGACAGGGTCATTCAAGCCAAGATTGTCTATTACGGCCCTGGAAGGTGCGGCAAAACGACGAACCTGGAATTCATCTACAGCAAGTGCCGCGAGCAGATCAATTCCGAGATGGTAACGGTCAAGACACAGGGCGACCGCACCCTGTTCTTTGATTTCTTTCCTTTCGATATCGGAAAGATTGCCGGATATGACGTGAAAATCCAGCTGTATACCGTTCCCGGCCAGGTGAAATACAACTCGACGAGGCGGCTGGTCCTCAAAGGAGTGGACGGGGTTGTGTTTGTCGCGGATTCGGAAGCGGAGCGTCGAAGCAAAAACGTATCCTCCCTGGCGAATCTTCAGGAAAACCTTGCTCTTTACAACAAGAACATTTTCGAGATTCCGCTGGTCATCCAATACAACAAACGGGATCTCAAAAATCAGGGCATCGAGGTGCTGGATGTCGAGACGATGGAGAGGGATCTCAACGAGACCTTGAAGGCGCCTTCGTTTGAAGCGAGCGCGCTGGATGGAGACAACGTCGTTGCGACCCTGAAGAAAATCATATCGCTGACCATGTCCTCCCTGGAAAAGGAACTGGAGAACGGGGATTGGCAATGA
- a CDS encoding J domain-containing protein: MQKSEIHASDLFEACHVLFGKQTDVSVQFLNNYLQLSGLKAAYRKRARETHPDLALSLAVESHVLEEQFKQVQSAFERLRLYLENPSRFRLVEGIPRKAPVSASKGDAPIKRRAARKRDPVHDHVHTGPVPGGKLLFGRYLYYSGVISHRILVDAVVWQKKQRPLLGMIACKWGWLTREDVIVILKRCRPGERFGECAVRLGYLDGKQLRRLTVWQNLLQPRFGDFFVSKGILTAGQIDRLAKDHRLHNWTFRRTARKRP, translated from the coding sequence TTGCAGAAAAGCGAAATCCATGCCTCCGACCTGTTTGAGGCCTGTCACGTCCTATTTGGCAAACAGACCGACGTCTCCGTTCAATTTTTGAACAATTACCTGCAATTATCCGGTTTGAAGGCAGCCTACCGAAAAAGGGCCCGGGAGACCCACCCGGATCTTGCCCTGTCACTCGCCGTCGAATCCCACGTCCTCGAGGAGCAGTTCAAACAGGTCCAATCCGCTTTTGAGCGGCTTCGACTCTATCTGGAGAATCCATCCCGTTTCCGTCTGGTTGAAGGAATTCCGCGCAAGGCGCCGGTTTCCGCCTCCAAGGGAGACGCCCCGATCAAGAGAAGAGCGGCGAGGAAGCGGGATCCCGTGCACGATCATGTCCATACGGGGCCGGTTCCCGGAGGCAAGCTCCTCTTCGGACGATATCTTTATTATTCGGGCGTGATTTCCCACCGGATTCTGGTCGATGCGGTGGTGTGGCAGAAGAAACAGAGGCCCCTCCTCGGTATGATCGCCTGCAAGTGGGGCTGGCTGACCCGGGAAGACGTCATCGTTATTCTGAAACGCTGCCGTCCGGGGGAGCGTTTCGGCGAATGCGCCGTCCGTCTCGGGTATCTGGACGGTAAGCAGCTGCGCCGCCTGACGGTTTGGCAGAATCTGCTGCAGCCCCGGTTCGGCGACTTTTTCGTCTCGAAAGGGATCCTGACGGCCGGGCAGATCGACCGTCTCGCGAAGGATCACCGGCTGCACAACTGGACCTTCCGAAGAACCGCAAGGAAGCGTCCCTGA
- a CDS encoding DUF4388 domain-containing protein codes for MNRWPICGLPVGSFLQVISMDQQTCVLEVYQNADRQGRFCFVQGALFDAVCNGLEGEDAALEMVSWENVRLNIRQIIDAGGFVRKIDKSLMSILMEYSRRRDEAEEKRAGEEAEEAEAEDEGGEGHTFKKCLRILRENMGDALVSASISDLRDGKVLASHHDRKTLETAQLFINLTGSLRKAFERDPDRKQLGGHYILNLRDERTLMVLLFGDHQLGILFNHARCSLGLVWKAVIPKVSGIFETGDL; via the coding sequence TTGAATCGCTGGCCCATCTGCGGCCTTCCGGTGGGGAGTTTTCTGCAGGTCATCTCCATGGACCAGCAGACGTGCGTCCTGGAAGTCTATCAAAACGCCGATCGTCAGGGCCGTTTCTGCTTCGTTCAGGGAGCTCTTTTCGACGCTGTCTGCAACGGCCTGGAAGGGGAAGATGCGGCGCTGGAGATGGTCTCCTGGGAGAACGTCAGGCTCAACATCAGGCAGATCATCGATGCCGGTGGTTTTGTAAGGAAGATCGACAAGAGCCTCATGTCGATCCTGATGGAGTATTCGAGGCGACGCGACGAGGCGGAAGAGAAGCGGGCAGGCGAGGAAGCAGAGGAAGCGGAGGCGGAGGATGAAGGCGGCGAGGGACACACATTCAAGAAATGCCTGCGCATTCTTCGGGAGAACATGGGGGATGCACTCGTCTCGGCAAGCATTTCAGACCTTCGTGACGGTAAGGTGCTGGCCTCGCATCACGATCGAAAAACCCTGGAAACGGCACAACTGTTCATAAACCTGACGGGTTCCCTCCGGAAGGCCTTCGAACGGGATCCCGACCGGAAACAGCTCGGCGGCCACTACATCCTGAACCTGAGAGACGAGCGGACCCTGATGGTGCTTCTTTTTGGAGACCATCAGCTGGGTATCCTCTTCAATCATGCCAGATGCTCTCTGGGACTTGTCTGGAAGGCCGTCATTCCCAAGGTATCCGGAATTTTTGAAACAGGAGATTTGTAA
- a CDS encoding GspE/PulE family protein, giving the protein MQAANPSARNSNYSEINELEEILRLQNELQDITNEIYASQGMAQIFTDCSGRIMNLFNVEAVNIYAVDAQRKEVYTIIKARHLFREQRMAINSRTIPGYIVGTGAAINIADVEDPDEMKSGCPGLMLASDRDGRSNVRLKQVMAMPVIHQGETIGVIEVINKKGRGGRFVDEEPVLLQEISEVLAIAFSNHARFARRRKTRFDSLILKGFLKEEELDQAWDESREQKETMESFLMRKYSVPKEELGRSLEEHYRCKFFQFSDQLPIPTELLTRLNKEYLQRELWVPIEKTDGQIHILVSDPDNIIKRDMIENLLKTKAIRYDVALPEDITRFIGHFYKSYGDETSISDIIGKLDNTEEGEEEDEGESVTESDSAIMLLVNKIINDAIIRRASDIHIEPNITRKNVEVRFRVDGDCAVYQTVPFSYRAALVSRIKIMSNLDITVKRIPQDGKIKFRRSGSDEIELRVATLPTQGGVEDVVMRLLAKGETLPLEAMGMLERNYRELLNICEKPYGMVLVVGPTGSGKTTTLHAALRHINTPEKKIWTAEDPVEITQYGLRQVQVQPKIGFDFATAMRAFLRADPDVIMVGEMRDFETAKTGVEASLTGHLVFSTLHTNSAPETIIRLLDMGIDPLNFADALLGILAQRLVRTLCKKCREPYHPTEREYDEMAASYGREAFEKLAVPYTGDLTLYRPRGCDVCDRSGYKGRVGIHELLIASDSVKRLIQRHETVEVLREKATSEGMSTLLQDGIQKALQGITDFRQVRRVCIK; this is encoded by the coding sequence ATGCAAGCAGCAAATCCATCCGCTAGAAACAGCAATTATAGTGAAATCAACGAACTGGAGGAGATACTCCGCCTCCAGAACGAACTTCAGGATATCACCAACGAAATTTACGCCTCACAGGGCATGGCCCAGATATTCACCGATTGCAGCGGGCGGATCATGAATCTCTTCAACGTCGAGGCCGTGAACATCTATGCCGTCGACGCGCAGAGGAAGGAAGTCTACACCATCATCAAAGCGAGGCACCTGTTCAGGGAACAGAGAATGGCCATCAACAGCCGGACGATTCCCGGTTATATCGTCGGAACGGGTGCCGCAATCAACATTGCCGATGTCGAAGACCCGGACGAGATGAAAAGCGGCTGCCCGGGACTGATGCTGGCCAGTGATCGGGACGGCCGGTCGAATGTCCGCCTGAAGCAGGTCATGGCCATGCCCGTGATTCATCAGGGCGAGACCATCGGCGTGATCGAGGTGATCAATAAAAAGGGGCGGGGCGGCAGATTTGTCGATGAAGAGCCCGTTCTGCTCCAGGAAATATCGGAAGTCCTCGCCATTGCGTTCTCCAATCATGCGCGGTTTGCCCGCCGCCGGAAAACGCGCTTCGACTCCCTCATCCTGAAAGGTTTCCTGAAGGAAGAGGAGCTCGACCAGGCCTGGGACGAATCACGGGAGCAGAAAGAAACGATGGAAAGCTTCCTGATGAGAAAATACAGCGTCCCGAAAGAAGAGCTCGGCAGGTCGCTGGAAGAGCATTACCGGTGCAAATTCTTCCAGTTCAGCGATCAACTCCCCATTCCCACAGAACTACTGACCCGTCTGAACAAAGAATATCTTCAACGGGAGTTGTGGGTGCCGATCGAGAAAACAGACGGACAGATCCATATCCTCGTGAGCGACCCCGACAATATCATCAAGCGGGACATGATTGAAAATCTTCTGAAAACGAAGGCCATCCGGTATGATGTCGCCCTTCCGGAGGACATAACCCGGTTCATCGGCCATTTCTATAAGTCTTACGGCGATGAAACGTCGATTTCGGACATCATCGGCAAGCTGGACAACACGGAGGAGGGGGAAGAGGAGGACGAGGGAGAGTCCGTCACGGAATCGGACAGCGCGATCATGCTGCTCGTCAACAAGATCATCAACGATGCCATCATTCGAAGGGCGTCCGACATCCACATAGAACCCAATATCACGCGCAAGAACGTGGAGGTCCGCTTCCGCGTCGACGGCGACTGCGCCGTTTATCAGACCGTTCCCTTCAGCTACCGGGCCGCTTTGGTGTCGCGGATCAAGATCATGTCCAATCTGGACATCACGGTCAAAAGGATCCCCCAGGACGGCAAAATCAAGTTTCGCCGGAGCGGAAGCGACGAGATCGAGCTTCGCGTGGCGACGCTCCCGACCCAGGGGGGAGTGGAAGACGTCGTGATGCGCCTTCTCGCCAAAGGGGAAACGCTGCCCCTGGAGGCCATGGGGATGCTGGAGAGGAATTACAGGGAACTCCTGAATATCTGCGAAAAACCCTATGGCATGGTCCTCGTGGTCGGGCCGACGGGGTCGGGAAAAACAACGACCCTCCATGCGGCCCTCCGCCATATCAACACGCCGGAGAAAAAGATCTGGACGGCTGAGGATCCCGTGGAAATCACCCAGTACGGCCTCCGGCAGGTCCAGGTGCAGCCCAAGATAGGCTTCGATTTTGCCACCGCCATGCGGGCCTTTCTCCGCGCAGACCCGGATGTGATCATGGTGGGGGAGATGCGCGACTTCGAGACGGCCAAAACCGGCGTGGAGGCTTCCCTGACGGGGCATCTCGTTTTCAGCACCCTGCATACGAACAGCGCCCCGGAAACCATCATCCGGCTGCTCGACATGGGCATCGATCCCCTGAACTTCGCCGACGCCCTCCTCGGCATTCTTGCCCAGAGGCTGGTCCGGACATTGTGCAAGAAGTGCCGGGAGCCGTACCATCCAACCGAGAGAGAATACGACGAGATGGCGGCCAGTTACGGGCGGGAAGCGTTTGAAAAACTGGCTGTACCCTACACGGGCGACCTGACCCTATACCGGCCCCGGGGGTGCGATGTCTGCGACCGCTCGGGATACAAGGGACGCGTCGGCATTCACGAACTGCTCATCGCCAGCGACAGTGTGAAACGCCTGATCCAGAGGCACGAGACCGTCGAAGTGCTGCGGGAGAAGGCCACGTCCGAAGGGATGTCCACGCTCCTCCAGGACGGCATTCAGAAGGCCCTGCAGGGCATCACGGACTTCCGGCAGGTCAGGAGGGTCTGCATCAAGTAG
- a CDS encoding dihydrodipicolinate reductase — protein MKYRVIQWATGSMGKTCLRAVIDHPDLELVGLYVYSDKKAGRDAGEIARRNPTGVIATRSAEEIMALDADVVIHAPRIQFPYSHHNRDICRILASGKNLITINGHSFPAWHGAAYAAEFTEACRQGNSTFFSTGLNPGFVVEKIAAAATGICVEVESVRVEEVFDVSGAPDHDYVFNVCGMGSDPKRFDVGTSPVVELITGMYAEVIALLAHRLGVTLERVEPDHRVTTAPEDIEARAGTVRVGTVAATNYCWHGIVGGRRFITLAVNWVMGNSVPGFENFDHWKISVRGKPGIDIVMNLVEPEDTTARTRSEQYGVAGSVINAIPEVCAAPAGIFHFPLFAPYRRRFSGG, from the coding sequence ATGAAATATCGCGTCATCCAGTGGGCGACCGGTTCGATGGGCAAGACCTGCCTGCGGGCTGTCATCGATCATCCCGACCTGGAGCTGGTGGGCCTGTATGTCTACAGCGACAAAAAGGCCGGCCGGGACGCCGGTGAGATCGCGAGGCGAAATCCGACGGGGGTGATCGCCACCCGGAGCGCCGAGGAGATCATGGCGCTCGATGCCGACGTGGTCATCCACGCACCACGGATCCAGTTCCCATACAGCCACCACAACCGGGACATCTGCCGGATCCTGGCCTCGGGGAAAAACCTGATCACCATCAACGGCCACAGCTTCCCGGCCTGGCACGGTGCCGCCTATGCCGCGGAGTTCACCGAGGCCTGCCGGCAGGGGAATTCGACGTTCTTCAGTACGGGCCTGAATCCGGGCTTCGTGGTGGAGAAGATCGCCGCGGCGGCGACGGGAATCTGCGTGGAGGTGGAATCCGTCCGCGTCGAGGAGGTCTTCGACGTCAGCGGTGCCCCGGATCACGACTATGTGTTCAACGTCTGCGGGATGGGTTCCGATCCGAAGCGGTTCGATGTCGGCACCAGTCCTGTCGTGGAGCTGATCACGGGGATGTACGCCGAGGTGATCGCCCTCCTGGCCCATCGCCTGGGGGTGACGCTGGAGCGGGTGGAGCCGGACCACCGGGTCACGACGGCCCCGGAAGACATCGAGGCCCGGGCCGGGACCGTCCGGGTCGGGACGGTGGCGGCGACGAACTACTGCTGGCACGGGATCGTCGGAGGGCGAAGGTTCATCACGCTGGCGGTGAACTGGGTGATGGGAAACTCGGTTCCGGGATTCGAGAACTTCGACCACTGGAAGATCTCCGTCCGCGGGAAGCCGGGGATCGACATTGTGATGAACCTGGTGGAGCCGGAGGATACGACGGCCAGAACCAGGTCGGAGCAGTACGGCGTGGCGGGATCGGTCATCAACGCCATTCCCGAAGTCTGCGCCGCCCCGGCGGGGATCTTTCATTTCCCGCTCTTTGCACCGTATCGAAGACGATTTTCCGGGGGATGA
- a CDS encoding roadblock/LC7 domain-containing protein produces the protein MRSRCVLPFTREITVSLILGRQHLDRIQDTLKKNLIGSGVQNTMLIDMAGNVIVTVDNGGETRDMYSLAALAAANFGAMCSMAKIVGEDEFSLLFHKGQKENIYFSRVNDELLLINIFNNQVTLGFLRLKMAQVIEELCKVLD, from the coding sequence ATGCGTTCGCGATGCGTTCTACCCTTTACGAGAGAAATCACAGTGAGTCTGATCTTAGGCAGGCAACATCTTGACAGGATACAGGACACCCTGAAGAAAAACCTGATCGGGTCGGGTGTGCAAAACACCATGCTGATCGATATGGCCGGCAACGTCATTGTAACGGTCGACAACGGAGGGGAAACCCGCGACATGTATTCCCTGGCGGCCCTCGCGGCCGCCAATTTCGGGGCCATGTGCAGCATGGCAAAGATCGTCGGGGAGGACGAATTTTCCCTTCTGTTCCACAAGGGCCAGAAAGAAAACATCTATTTCAGCAGGGTCAATGACGAACTGCTCCTGATCAACATCTTCAACAACCAGGTGACGTTGGGATTTCTCAGGCTGAAGATGGCCCAGGTCATTGAAGAATTGTGCAAAGTACTGGACTAG
- a CDS encoding DUF3426 domain-containing protein produces MMNIQNEAFDLIREKQELDLFLSTFTNMHPSPAAEKEKGTATLAIPEPPPPAEGESNGSRAETSRDIHDSTSETALSAQSALPDAEVPKDRAEEEVAAAAPETERERPLFLEMEPDRQPEPPVEAPETAVPAQNSLSPEEAVKDPEPPPAETEAVALETEQEDSLSPEGESDRQPAPPVNQAPPAFSEFLQIGRPSIAVESRSDVPEMDRTQRIERKKIEEAAAENREALESAGDGGAGSVEAGYDSALPGIGRKSRRVVILSVLLFCLVLALAALGYSWLNPASGHGAVHWLSMHMPFASQYLEAGRPDRNPAGEQVGIVNLRQRLVRNAASGRDIRIIEGTAFNRGQENISKIGIRGELYDARGRLLAARISFCGSVIPVDQLEILGEEELRPVLSNIQANNQTNSVVPPGGQTPFMIVFLQEPAGVVQAMVEPVSMEKAR; encoded by the coding sequence ATGATGAACATCCAGAACGAAGCCTTCGATCTGATCCGCGAAAAACAGGAACTCGATCTTTTCCTGTCCACGTTTACGAACATGCATCCGTCCCCGGCTGCGGAAAAAGAGAAGGGGACGGCTACCCTCGCAATTCCCGAGCCGCCACCGCCGGCGGAGGGAGAAAGCAATGGCTCCCGCGCCGAAACGAGCAGGGATATCCATGACTCGACATCGGAGACGGCCCTTTCGGCACAATCCGCCCTCCCCGATGCGGAGGTTCCGAAGGATCGGGCTGAGGAAGAGGTCGCTGCGGCCGCACCGGAAACAGAGCGGGAAAGGCCGCTGTTCCTGGAAATGGAGCCGGACCGGCAGCCGGAACCCCCGGTGGAGGCACCGGAAACGGCGGTTCCTGCGCAAAACTCCCTCTCCCCGGAGGAGGCCGTGAAAGACCCGGAACCGCCCCCCGCAGAGACCGAAGCCGTTGCCCTGGAAACGGAACAGGAAGATTCGTTGTCCCCCGAAGGGGAGTCGGACAGGCAACCGGCGCCGCCCGTAAATCAAGCGCCCCCCGCCTTTTCGGAGTTTCTGCAGATCGGCCGGCCGTCCATTGCAGTGGAAAGCCGCAGCGATGTGCCGGAGATGGACCGGACCCAGAGGATTGAGCGAAAAAAGATCGAGGAAGCCGCCGCCGAGAACAGGGAAGCCCTCGAGTCGGCTGGGGACGGCGGGGCCGGAAGCGTAGAGGCAGGGTATGATTCCGCTCTCCCGGGCATCGGAAGAAAATCCCGGCGCGTCGTCATCCTCTCCGTGCTGCTCTTCTGCCTCGTTCTCGCCTTGGCCGCGCTCGGTTATTCATGGCTCAACCCGGCAAGCGGACACGGGGCCGTTCATTGGCTGTCCATGCATATGCCTTTTGCCAGTCAATATCTGGAAGCAGGGCGGCCGGACCGGAATCCCGCGGGCGAGCAGGTTGGAATCGTCAATCTCAGGCAGCGGCTCGTCAGGAACGCGGCCTCGGGGCGGGACATCCGGATCATCGAGGGAACCGCGTTCAACCGGGGGCAGGAAAACATATCCAAAATCGGGATCAGGGGAGAGCTTTACGATGCCCGGGGCAGGCTCCTGGCCGCGCGGATCTCTTTCTGCGGAAGCGTGATTCCCGTCGATCAGCTGGAGATCCTGGGCGAGGAAGAACTCCGTCCGGTCCTCTCGAATATCCAGGCAAACAATCAGACGAACAGTGTGGTTCCACCCGGAGGTCAGACACCGTTCATGATCGTGTTCCTCCAGGAGCCTGCCGGGGTCGTCCAGGCGATGGTCGAACCCGTCAGCATGGAAAAAGCCCGGTAA
- a CDS encoding Crp/Fnr family transcriptional regulator, which produces MKQPAISIRTDSLLQELPIFRGLPGGDVAELRTVMGERNFRRNEVILFEEDTPRCLYVIYEGRVKVAQIDEEGREQILAVHKRGDFFGEMALLDGKTSPARVVALEETRVGFLGRADFETRFLSNPIAARQIMSLLCERLRDAWFMLKVLNLQRAEDRVRAVLSHMAARFGTRDARGTAIRLRMTHSELADYASLSRETVSRILKRLEQAGEISVLEKRRILITPGFQKIDFV; this is translated from the coding sequence ATGAAACAGCCCGCCATATCGATTCGCACCGATTCTCTCCTCCAGGAGCTGCCCATTTTCCGGGGCCTTCCCGGCGGGGACGTGGCCGAATTGCGGACGGTCATGGGCGAACGGAATTTTCGCCGGAACGAGGTGATCCTCTTCGAAGAGGATACGCCGCGCTGCCTCTATGTCATCTATGAGGGACGGGTGAAGGTTGCGCAGATCGATGAGGAGGGACGGGAGCAGATCCTGGCCGTCCACAAGCGGGGCGATTTCTTCGGCGAGATGGCCCTCCTGGACGGAAAGACTTCCCCGGCGAGGGTCGTGGCCCTGGAAGAGACACGGGTCGGGTTCCTCGGCCGGGCGGATTTCGAGACCCGTTTTCTGAGCAATCCCATCGCCGCAAGACAGATCATGTCCCTGCTGTGCGAGCGGCTCCGGGATGCCTGGTTCATGCTCAAGGTCCTGAACCTGCAGCGGGCGGAAGACCGGGTCCGGGCGGTTCTGAGCCACATGGCGGCCCGCTTCGGGACGAGGGACGCTCGGGGCACCGCGATCCGCCTCCGGATGACCCATAGCGAACTGGCCGATTACGCCTCCCTCTCCCGGGAAACGGTCAGCCGGATTCTCAAGCGCCTGGAGCAGGCCGGGGAGATCTCCGTTCTGGAAAAAAGGCGGATCCTGATCACACCGGGTTTCCAAAAAATCGATTTTGTGTGA
- a CDS encoding FAD-dependent oxidoreductase produces the protein MFQHLFTPGRIGILEIRNRIVMLPMTMGYSEPDGSVGDRFIAYFAERAKGGAGMIIIPFTPMYAGSHMAPGIFDDRYLPGIQRFTKAIQAHGAKVACQLITSYHMVFKDDVPELVGPSPVMNQMMRGVPRALTVDEIHRLVEDYGRAAGRARKGGFDALEFIVGAGYLLNRFLSPITNHREDEYGGSLENRMRIVLEIIASIRREVGDDFPLGVRLNIEEQMPGGHTVEESKLVARALERAGVNFINTYTGWHESRVPTVASFVPKGAFAPLSAQIRAVVGIPVIASNRINDPVTAERIIAEGQADFVGMGRALIADPYLPNKAKEGRAEEIVPCLACGNCLSDIMVVYKDPHCGASAGCTVNPRTGKELLYVSAPAGKVKRVFVAGCGPAGLQAAITAAERGHRVTLFEKEAEPGGWMRIGCLPPHKEEIANLTRSLVTQARKAGVEIRLGSVLDPRTVEAEQPDALILAIGATPIVPNIPGVEAAHVVPAEKVLTGEKVVQGRVIILGGGLVGCETAEFLVSKTKGITSVAVLEMLDRLAPTISTSYRPFFLGMLKMLGIRLETQTTVEEITGQGVKVNRKGTPEFIEGDAVVLAAGLRLDPAVVEAFRGKAPEVYTVGDCVRPRMIREAVEEGLTVGLKI, from the coding sequence ATGTTCCAGCACCTGTTCACCCCCGGACGCATCGGAATCCTGGAAATCAGGAATCGAATCGTCATGCTGCCCATGACCATGGGGTATTCGGAACCCGACGGTTCCGTCGGAGACCGCTTCATCGCCTACTTCGCCGAACGGGCAAAGGGCGGCGCGGGCATGATCATCATTCCCTTCACGCCCATGTACGCCGGCTCGCACATGGCGCCGGGCATCTTCGACGACCGCTACCTGCCGGGAATTCAACGGTTCACAAAGGCCATCCAGGCTCACGGGGCGAAGGTCGCCTGCCAGCTCATCACCTCCTACCACATGGTTTTCAAAGACGACGTGCCCGAGCTTGTCGGTCCCTCGCCGGTGATGAACCAGATGATGCGGGGCGTCCCCCGGGCCCTCACGGTCGATGAGATCCACCGGTTGGTCGAAGACTACGGAAGGGCCGCCGGGCGGGCCCGCAAGGGGGGCTTCGACGCCCTGGAGTTCATCGTCGGCGCGGGTTATCTGCTGAACCGCTTCCTGTCCCCCATCACGAACCATCGCGAAGACGAGTACGGAGGAAGCCTGGAGAACCGGATGCGCATCGTTCTGGAGATCATCGCGAGCATCCGCCGGGAAGTGGGAGACGACTTCCCGCTGGGGGTCCGTCTGAACATCGAGGAGCAGATGCCGGGGGGACACACCGTCGAAGAATCGAAACTCGTGGCCCGGGCCCTCGAGCGGGCAGGGGTGAACTTCATCAACACCTACACGGGGTGGCACGAATCGCGCGTTCCCACCGTGGCGTCCTTCGTTCCGAAAGGGGCCTTCGCCCCCCTGTCCGCCCAGATCCGGGCCGTCGTCGGCATCCCCGTCATCGCCTCCAACCGGATCAACGATCCGGTAACGGCGGAGCGGATCATCGCGGAGGGGCAGGCGGATTTCGTCGGGATGGGGCGGGCCCTCATCGCCGATCCATACCTCCCGAACAAGGCGAAGGAGGGGCGTGCCGAGGAGATCGTGCCCTGCCTCGCCTGCGGGAATTGCCTCTCCGACATCATGGTCGTCTACAAGGATCCCCACTGCGGCGCGTCCGCCGGGTGCACCGTCAATCCGCGCACGGGAAAGGAATTGCTCTATGTTTCTGCACCTGCGGGCAAGGTGAAAAGGGTCTTCGTGGCCGGCTGCGGACCCGCGGGCCTGCAGGCAGCCATAACGGCTGCCGAACGGGGACACCGGGTCACGCTCTTCGAGAAGGAGGCGGAACCGGGCGGCTGGATGCGGATCGGCTGCCTGCCACCCCACAAGGAGGAAATCGCGAACCTCACCCGGAGCCTGGTCACGCAGGCCCGCAAGGCAGGCGTCGAGATCCGCCTGGGAAGCGTGCTGGATCCCCGGACCGTGGAGGCGGAGCAGCCGGACGCCCTGATCCTGGCCATAGGGGCCACCCCCATCGTCCCGAACATCCCCGGCGTCGAGGCGGCCCACGTCGTACCCGCGGAAAAAGTCCTGACGGGGGAAAAAGTCGTCCAGGGCCGGGTCATCATCCTCGGGGGCGGCCTGGTAGGGTGCGAAACGGCGGAGTTCCTGGTTTCGAAGACCAAGGGCATCACGAGCGTCGCCGTCCTGGAGATGCTGGACCGGCTGGCGCCGACCATCTCCACAAGCTACCGGCCGTTTTTCCTGGGGATGCTGAAAATGCTCGGTATTCGCCTCGAGACCCAGACGACCGTCGAGGAGATCACCGGGCAGGGCGTGAAGGTGAACCGGAAGGGAACCCCCGAATTCATCGAGGGTGACGCGGTGGTTCTGGCCGCAGGTCTCCGCCTGGACCCGGCGGTTGTCGAGGCCTTCCGGGGAAAGGCCCCGGAAGTTTACACCGTCGGTGACTGCGTCCGGCCCCGCATGATCCGGGAGGCCGTCGAGGAGGGCCTGACCGTCGGCCTGAAGATCTGA